Within Pseudomonas sp. LBUM920, the genomic segment AGATAAGCAAGCTGACACATCGCTATCGCCGGCAAGCCAGCTCCCACATGTGTATGCGTGAATGTCTGAGATGCTCAGTAATCATCCCCACTCTCAGTCACATCCCGCTCCACCGGCTCGGCGTTCGGGTCGTAGCCTACCGGGAACTTGCCCTTCAGCGTCCACGCAAACGCGATAATTTCTGCCACCGTGCGGTACAACTCCTCCGGAATGCTGTCGCCCAGCTCCATGCGCGCCAGCAGCTTGACCAGCTCGGCGTTCTCATAGATCGGCACTTCATTTTCCCGCGCCAGCTTCAAAATGGCTTCGGCCAATGCATCGTCGCCCTTGGCCGTCAAGGTCGGCGCTTGCTGGCCGTCATACTTGAGGGCAATCGCCTGGCGTGGTGGGGTTGGATTTTTCATGCGGTTTCATCCACCCAGCGTTGTTCCAGGCCGGTTCTTGGTCCGCGCGGTGGGGTGCCGAGGTGGCAATCCAGGTCGCCGACGTTGAGGCCCGAGGTCACCAGACGCTCGCGCAAATGGCCCAAATGGCTTTCGATCAAACTGGCGGTAAAGGGCCGGGTTGCCCACAGCTGGCTGGACAGTTTGCCCTGGGTCAGTTGCGCCTGAACCTGCAATGGCCCCAGCGGCTCCATGTCGAACGCCAACTCGACGCGCCAGAGCATCTGCTTGGGGTCTTTCTTGTCTTTGCGTTCGGGCTGGTCCTTGTCCGGCGTCGGTTCCTCGCGCTGGAACTTGACCTGCAACGGCACGATGTCCTGCAACGTGCGCATGGGGATTTCCAGTTGCCAGGTGGTTTGCAAGCGACCATCGGCGGTGGTGCCGGTTTGTTCAAGACTCGACAGCTGATGGCTCTGCAGGCGCGAAATCGCACCGGCGGCCAGGCGCAGCAGGTTTTCCAGGTCGCTTTCGCCTTCCAGGCGCTGCATCAACCGATCCGGCAGCGGAAAGCCGGCGGGTGCCTGGCGCGCGCCGATCTGGCCGAGCGTATTCAGCGGGTTACGCACAAAATTGGGCAGTACCTGAGCCAGGGTATTGGCGGCGAGGATGGCATTGAGGTTGGTGGCATTGGGCAGGGCCGGCAGCAAGTCGGCGACCAGGCGCAGCAATGCGCCTTTCATGTCCAGCGGCGGGATTTGCGGGTTTTGCCCGGCGAGTAACT encodes:
- a CDS encoding EscU/YscU/HrcU family type III secretion system export apparatus switch protein; translation: MKNPTPPRQAIALKYDGQQAPTLTAKGDDALAEAILKLARENEVPIYENAELVKLLARMELGDSIPEELYRTVAEIIAFAWTLKGKFPVGYDPNAEPVERDVTESGDDY